A region from the Panicum hallii strain FIL2 chromosome 1, PHallii_v3.1, whole genome shotgun sequence genome encodes:
- the LOC112878843 gene encoding 7-deoxyloganetin glucosyltransferase-like yields the protein MSPEEAAQRPHAVLIPQPAQGHVTPMLHLAKALHARGFHITYVNSEYNHRRLLRSRGPGSLAGADGFRFEAVPDGLPPSENDDVTQDIAALCLSTTEHSAAPFRDLLARLNSTPGSPPIICVVADGVMSFAQRVAEEMGILALVFWTTSACGFMGYLHFAELIRRAYVPLKDESDLTNGYLDTAIDWIPGMPGIRLKDIPSFIRTTDRDDVMLNFDGGEAQNARKARGVILNTYDALEQGVVDALRREFPRVYTVGPLAAFANAARGGELDAIGGNLWKEDTSCLRWLDTQPPGSVVYVNFGSITVMSPAQLAEFAWGLAGCGRPFLWVIRPDLVSGENAKLPEEFVTDTKERGVLASWCPQELVLSHPSVGLFLTHCGWNSTLESICAGVPMLCWPFFAEQPTNCRHVCAKWGIGMEIDSDVRREGVARLLREAMDGESGKAMRVKAIVWKEKAREAVEEGGSSRENMDRLVEFLLARNDDDCRSICSSGGGVYPSNFSAG from the exons ATGAGCCCCGAGGAGGCGGCGCAGCGGCCGCACGCCGTGCTCATCCCGCAGCCGGCGCAGGGCCACGTCACGCCGATGCTGCACCTCGCCAAGGCGCTGCACGCCAGGGGGTTCCACATCACCTACGTCAACTCCGAGTACAACCACCGGCGCCTGCTCCGGTCCCGCGGCCCGGGGTccctcgccggcgccgacgGCTTCCGCTTCGAGGCCGTGCCGGACGGCCTGCCGCCGTCCGAGAACGACGACGTCACGCAGGACATCGCCGCGCTCTGCCTCTCCACCACCGAGCACAGCGCCGCGCCGTTCAGGGACCTGTTGGCGAGGCTGAACTCCACGCCCGGGAGCCCACCTATCATCTGCGTCGTAGCCGACGGCGTGATGAGCTTCGCGCAGAGGGTCGCCGAGGAGATGGGGATCCTGGCCTTGGTCTTCTGGACCACGAGCGCCTGCGGCTTCATGGGGTACCTTCACTTCGCCGAGCTCATCAGACGAGCCTACGTGCCACTGAAAG ACGAAAGTGACCTGACAAACGGGTACCTGGACACCGCAATCGACTGGATCCCCGGCATGCCAGGCATCCGTCTGAAGGACATCCCCAGCTTCATCAGGACGACGGACCGGGACGACGTGATGCTCAActtcgacggcggcgaggcgcaGAACGCGCGCAAGGCCCGCGGGGTCATCCTCAACACGTACGACGCGCTGGAGCAGGGCGTGGTGGACGCGCTGCGCCGCGAGTTCCCGCGCGTGTACACCGTCGGCCCGCTCGCCGCGTTCGCGAACGCCGCGCGGGGAGGCGAGCTGGACGCGATCGGCGGGAACCTCTGGAAGGAGGACACCAGCTGCCTCCGGTGGCTGGACACCCAGCCGCCGGGCTCCGTCGTGTACGTCAACTTCGGCAGCATCACGGTGATGTCCCCCGCTCAGCTCGCCGAGTTCGCGTGGGGCCTGGCGGGCTGCGGCAGGCCGTTCCTGTGGGTCATCAGGCCGGACCTCGTCTCCGGCGAGAACGCCAAGCTGCCGGAGGAGTTCGTCACGGACACCAAGGAAAGGGGCGTCCTCGCGAGCTGGTGCCCGCAGGAGCTGGTCCTCTCGCACCCGTCCGTCGGGCTGTTCCTGACGCACTGCGGGTGGAACTCCACGCTGGAGAGCATATGCGCCGGCGTGCCGATGCTCTGCTGGCCCTTCTTCGCCGAGCAGCCGACGAACTGCCGGCACGTGTGCGCCAAGTGGGGGATCGGGATGGAGATCGACAGCGACGtgaggagggagggggtggcGCGGCTCTTGCGCGAGGCCATGGACGGCGAGAGCGGCAAGGCGATGAGGGTGAAGGCGATTGTGTGGAAGGAGAAAGCTCGAGAAGCGGTGGAGGAAGGTGGATCCTCGAGGGAAAACATGGACCGCCTCGTCGAATTCTTGCTCGCACGGAATGATGATGATTGTCGGAGTATTTGTTCATCGGGTGGCGGAGTTTACCCGTCTAATTTCAGTgcaggatga